In Saccharolobus solfataricus, a genomic segment contains:
- a CDS encoding IS5-like element ISC1234 family transposase, which translates to MGVEGSTMARTLRHIPNLMYYPLPPIEDMPWREKWLTEIKPVLDAMDLERVLGEGALVYLKLLIVMVLYSCSYRDAVKMVNVNVVVAWFVGRKVGKSTLHDFVGRLYGVRKKLLEISFKLEEKCLPSYLPASAHLVDFMAWLVDSFLLDLPPGKRSVETFREKAELERREGNLERARKLLSLGRTKRRFEGRWTKKRGVSHYGLKAIAVISVSLFVRSITVKPANFSDKRFKSPLKGIKIADRGFSPSPTQLIAREKPFTTLRAHVEFFGTYLNAFWRPYGTTTWRNDVFLHVLGVIYNIKMFLAIQRRTPPGRRAVQL; encoded by the coding sequence ATGGGAGTAGAGGGTAGTACCATGGCAAGAACATTAAGACACATACCAAACCTGATGTACTACCCTCTTCCCCCAATAGAGGATATGCCGTGGAGGGAAAAATGGTTAACGGAGATCAAGCCCGTGCTGGACGCCATGGATTTGGAGAGGGTTCTGGGCGAGGGCGCGCTGGTTTACTTGAAGTTGTTAATCGTCATGGTGCTCTACTCTTGCTCCTATAGGGACGCGGTGAAAATGGTTAACGTGAACGTGGTCGTGGCCTGGTTCGTGGGGAGGAAGGTGGGGAAGAGCACGCTGCACGACTTCGTGGGCAGGTTGTACGGGGTGAGGAAGAAGTTGTTGGAGATTTCCTTCAAGCTTGAGGAGAAGTGCCTACCCAGTTACCTCCCTGCGAGCGCGCATCTCGTGGACTTCATGGCGTGGCTAGTGGACTCCTTCCTACTGGACTTACCTCCTGGGAAGAGGAGCGTGGAGACCTTTCGGGAGAAGGCGGAGCTGGAGAGGAGGGAAGGTAACCTGGAGAGGGCCAGGAAGCTGCTCTCCCTGGGGAGAACCAAGAGGAGGTTCGAGGGAAGGTGGACCAAGAAGAGAGGGGTCTCGCACTACGGGCTCAAGGCCATAGCCGTGATCTCCGTCTCCCTCTTCGTGAGGTCCATCACGGTGAAGCCGGCCAACTTCTCGGACAAGAGGTTCAAGTCACCGCTCAAGGGGATTAAGATCGCGGACAGGGGATTCTCTCCCTCCCCGACACAGCTCATAGCGCGGGAGAAGCCCTTCACTACCCTGAGGGCCCACGTGGAGTTCTTCGGCACCTACCTGAACGCGTTCTGGAGGCCCTACGGGACCACGACCTGGAGGAACGACGTCTTCCTTCACGTCCTGGGAGTGATCTACAACATCAAGATGTTCCTCGCGATCCAACGGAGGACTCCTCCAGGACGTAGAGCCGTTCAGCTCTGA
- a CDS encoding metal-dependent hydrolase: MNLNSHILLALAFGLILFHNDIALAVLVGIGAAIPDLDREYVFTKRKIFAKYQLHRALFHNIFFALAVTYFNLYLGLGIFLHIALDLLTSPTDRGVELFFPLGRLVKNFELDYDGNIRQSKGMMWYLEDPVRIINKTADPGLKVVVKMPWIRIYGPFKNSRLVDWMIFYSSFIFIQLYELNNLITWWETFLYTVFVKYVFIDIGIVLFYATGELWRRRLQFRNLNNKMKYVIIGVMTFGLSLIIFQGLYLYSPMKPIINLNTSLLIIVSMLIGLSLAYIHVRIRFKKITL; this comes from the coding sequence ATGAATTTAAACAGTCACATACTACTAGCCTTGGCGTTTGGCTTAATTTTATTTCACAATGATATAGCCTTAGCTGTATTAGTAGGGATAGGAGCAGCGATACCTGACTTAGATAGGGAATACGTGTTCACTAAGAGGAAAATATTTGCTAAATATCAGTTACACAGAGCTCTCTTCCACAATATCTTTTTCGCATTAGCAGTAACTTATTTCAACCTATACTTAGGATTGGGAATATTTCTTCATATAGCCTTGGATCTACTCACCTCACCTACAGATAGGGGTGTAGAATTATTTTTCCCTTTAGGTAGACTTGTTAAGAACTTTGAGCTGGACTATGATGGAAACATAAGGCAAAGTAAAGGGATGATGTGGTATCTCGAAGACCCCGTGAGAATTATAAATAAGACAGCCGACCCTGGATTGAAAGTCGTTGTCAAAATGCCTTGGATAAGAATTTATGGTCCTTTTAAAAACAGTAGACTAGTTGATTGGATGATATTTTATTCCTCCTTTATTTTCATTCAATTGTATGAATTGAATAATCTAATTACATGGTGGGAGACGTTTCTATACACCGTTTTCGTAAAGTATGTTTTTATTGATATTGGAATAGTGCTGTTTTACGCTACGGGAGAATTGTGGAGGAGGAGATTACAGTTTCGGAATCTTAACAATAAGATGAAATATGTAATCATTGGAGTGATGACTTTCGGTCTATCACTCATTATATTTCAAGGTTTATATCTATATTCACCAATGAAGCCTATAATAAACCTTAATACATCATTGCTTATAATTGTCTCAATGCTTATCGGTCTATCTTTAGCCTATATCCATGTAAGAATTAGATTCAAAAAAATTACGTTATGA
- a CDS encoding DMT family transporter: MQRTTISFLRWIVPLSLFWGFAFPLTKIIAYSASPMIISAFRIGIAAIFFLILGRGLSVGKKQFINGLMNFAFFLILINLGIGLSPDPGLVAVMIYTQPIFVLIIERLLGHKITPKGIVGVLLGVVGVISSATLSFNIGLVFGLLAGILWAGGTIYYSRNLAKEDIVKLNAFMTLTSLPIVLAFTPIDYYFRFSLVTLSLLLLLAILAQILGFYFWFNGVRELGTVYASTGSLLVPVMAYITSFAVLGVAPTLPQIIGSLITLFGVYLTITSRS, translated from the coding sequence ATGCAGAGAACCACAATCTCGTTCCTTAGATGGATAGTTCCATTATCATTGTTCTGGGGATTTGCCTTCCCCTTAACTAAAATAATTGCATACTCGGCATCTCCCATGATTATTAGTGCATTTAGAATTGGGATAGCAGCAATTTTCTTTTTAATATTAGGTAGAGGACTATCAGTAGGTAAAAAGCAATTCATAAACGGTTTAATGAATTTCGCGTTCTTCCTAATCCTCATAAATCTAGGAATTGGATTATCTCCAGATCCGGGTTTGGTAGCAGTAATGATTTATACACAGCCGATATTCGTTCTAATAATTGAGAGATTACTGGGACATAAGATCACACCTAAAGGGATTGTCGGCGTACTTTTAGGAGTAGTGGGAGTGATATCTTCAGCAACTTTATCTTTTAACATTGGGTTAGTTTTCGGATTGCTGGCTGGGATACTGTGGGCTGGAGGTACCATTTATTATTCCAGAAATTTAGCTAAGGAAGATATTGTAAAACTTAACGCATTCATGACCTTAACCTCACTTCCCATAGTTCTAGCCTTTACTCCGATTGACTATTATTTCAGATTTAGTTTAGTTACACTATCCTTACTTTTACTATTGGCAATCCTAGCACAAATACTTGGGTTCTACTTCTGGTTTAATGGAGTTAGGGAATTGGGAACTGTTTATGCCAGTACTGGATCTTTATTAGTGCCAGTGATGGCTTATATTACTAGTTTCGCAGTATTGGGTGTAGCTCCTACGCTACCTCAAATAATTGGATCGTTAATAACACTATTTGGAGTTTACCTTACCATTACTAGTAGAAGTTAG
- a CDS encoding HEPN domain-containing protein produces MSGNRVRLFKRRALRFLDEAKRDLNEGYYDIGSFHVEQALQLYIKAVIFELFGKEYEGHGIRELLGYLSKLLKENEYEELAKKVNERVSGM; encoded by the coding sequence GTGAGCGGAAATAGAGTCAGATTGTTTAAAAGGAGAGCATTACGCTTTTTAGATGAAGCTAAAAGAGATCTTAATGAAGGATATTACGATATAGGCTCATTTCATGTAGAGCAAGCATTACAACTATACATTAAGGCCGTAATTTTCGAACTTTTCGGAAAAGAATATGAAGGGCATGGAATAAGGGAACTTCTTGGCTACCTCTCAAAGCTACTTAAGGAAAATGAATATGAGGAGTTAGCAAAAAAGGTAAACGAGAGAGTGTCCGGAATGTAA
- a CDS encoding DEAD/DEAH box helicase, giving the protein MFENLSEDLRKALSEAGYIKPTKVQEVVIPELLNGKSVIAQAKTGSGKTAAYVIPILERNSTALILSPTRELATQILDEIRKLGKYKQIDVSLIIGGMSYDGQRQSRIVVGTPGRLLDLWSKGKIDFSGYDVIIVDEADRMLDMGFIDDIRMILNHSNAKITGFFSATIPDEIMTLAKEFSKDLREIVLDEYKPVEEVKQIFVKVRNDWSDKVSKLLEEISGEKILVFARTRDRARKLYFLLRGKGVNVGLLSGDMPQSVRLKNFYGFKKGKYNVLVATDLASRGIDIVDVDKVINFDIPRDVETYIHRVGRTGRMGRVGQAVTFYTFREADMIKRINNLLAI; this is encoded by the coding sequence ATGTTTGAAAATTTAAGTGAGGATTTAAGAAAGGCTTTGAGTGAAGCTGGTTACATTAAGCCTACCAAAGTTCAAGAAGTTGTTATTCCGGAATTGCTAAACGGTAAAAGTGTGATAGCTCAAGCTAAGACCGGATCTGGTAAGACTGCCGCTTATGTTATTCCGATTCTAGAAAGAAATAGTACAGCTTTAATTTTATCACCTACTAGAGAATTGGCAACGCAGATTCTAGATGAGATAAGGAAATTAGGGAAATATAAACAAATCGATGTTAGCTTGATAATAGGTGGAATGAGTTACGATGGCCAAAGACAATCTAGGATAGTAGTTGGTACCCCAGGGAGACTTTTGGATCTGTGGAGTAAGGGCAAGATTGACTTCTCCGGTTACGATGTCATCATAGTTGATGAGGCAGATAGAATGTTGGATATGGGTTTTATAGACGATATTAGGATGATATTAAACCATTCTAATGCCAAGATCACAGGGTTCTTCTCAGCTACAATACCAGATGAAATCATGACCCTTGCCAAAGAGTTCTCCAAGGATCTTAGAGAGATCGTACTAGATGAATATAAACCAGTAGAGGAGGTTAAACAGATATTCGTAAAGGTCAGAAATGATTGGAGTGATAAGGTATCGAAATTACTTGAGGAGATTAGTGGTGAGAAAATTCTAGTATTCGCTAGGACTAGGGATAGGGCTAGGAAACTGTATTTCTTATTAAGGGGGAAGGGAGTAAATGTAGGACTTTTAAGCGGGGATATGCCACAAAGCGTTAGACTGAAGAACTTTTACGGATTTAAGAAAGGGAAATACAATGTTCTAGTTGCAACTGATTTGGCTTCAAGGGGAATCGACATAGTAGACGTTGACAAGGTAATAAACTTCGATATTCCCAGAGATGTGGAGACTTACATACACAGAGTAGGAAGGACTGGTAGAATGGGTAGAGTAGGTCAAGCAGTAACGTTCTACACGTTCAGAGAAGCTGATATGATTAAAAGAATCAACAACTTGCTTGCAATTTAG
- a CDS encoding MFS transporter, producing MDSSKHSLIYSAIILVLMTISARATNNMVTTTVPLLAKYSLQLSNSMVGLLSALLFTFNFIATTFINPELNSKLRKRAFVISNIIILLSLPLYYLSNVISIWIISIFAGIAFGLVMPNLITAASLANDKKSVERLLSLYSTSLSTSLILGPAIEVYLLTRYDYRDVFLWFIPIAVIGVIIASRIRFPDVKRESSGMSVIKNKGLMAASLSITTYNVPFAAFTTFLAILAKDRFNLPSFDAYFVFLPFYIMSFLTRLTMTIRPFENLRMPMLISIIITILGLFGLLYAPNYSIFLAVIALLGIPHGSIFPMATIMISRATSIAERNAVNSYFSAYNNLLFLIVPAIIGFVSEIIGLTFSISALVIPVAITAVVFFKMFWNDNIMVKR from the coding sequence ATGGATAGCTCAAAACATTCATTAATTTACTCAGCCATAATCCTTGTACTGATGACGATCTCAGCTAGAGCTACAAATAACATGGTTACTACAACAGTTCCACTCTTAGCGAAATATAGTCTTCAGCTATCTAACTCTATGGTAGGCCTTTTATCAGCCTTATTATTTACATTCAACTTCATTGCCACAACATTTATTAATCCTGAACTTAATTCGAAGCTAAGAAAAAGGGCGTTCGTTATATCGAATATTATAATTTTACTTTCCTTACCACTCTATTATCTGTCTAACGTAATATCAATATGGATAATCTCAATCTTCGCTGGGATTGCTTTTGGTTTAGTAATGCCTAATCTAATAACAGCAGCGAGTTTAGCAAATGATAAGAAATCAGTTGAGAGACTACTATCCCTTTACTCAACTAGCCTTAGTACCAGTTTGATCCTAGGCCCTGCAATTGAAGTCTATTTACTAACTAGATATGACTATAGGGATGTATTTCTATGGTTTATTCCGATAGCAGTTATAGGTGTTATAATTGCTTCAAGAATTAGATTCCCAGATGTTAAGAGAGAAAGTAGTGGGATGTCAGTGATTAAAAATAAGGGTTTAATGGCAGCTTCCTTATCGATTACAACCTATAACGTGCCATTCGCTGCATTTACAACATTCTTGGCTATATTGGCTAAAGATAGATTCAACTTGCCGAGTTTTGATGCCTATTTTGTCTTTTTGCCATTCTATATAATGTCGTTCTTAACCAGACTCACAATGACAATAAGGCCTTTTGAAAACCTCAGAATGCCCATGTTAATTTCAATTATTATAACGATTTTAGGATTGTTTGGACTACTATACGCTCCCAACTATTCTATTTTCTTAGCAGTTATTGCACTACTGGGAATACCTCATGGTTCAATATTCCCCATGGCTACCATAATGATAAGTAGGGCTACGAGCATTGCTGAAAGGAATGCAGTAAATTCCTATTTTTCGGCATATAACAACTTATTATTCTTAATAGTACCAGCTATAATTGGATTTGTATCAGAGATAATTGGATTAACGTTCTCCATCTCAGCATTAGTAATACCAGTTGCCATTACTGCAGTAGTTTTCTTCAAGATGTTTTGGAATGATAATATTATGGTCAAGAGATGA
- a CDS encoding DoxD domain-containing protein, with product MAQVTIEQTQKFLPMLRVTLGLMFFSAFIRRAINVPAKLDPNSSAYVGGKLITFLPHAWSPIKGMLESILLNPSLLYDFIILFTAIEAIFGLFMIIGFLTRLSGLVLAGMAWGIGLAAGWLGSTCVDEWQIASVEGAAAFMFVFTGSRWLSIDYILAKKSKGIKIGKYYIPLW from the coding sequence ATGGCGCAAGTCACGATAGAACAAACCCAGAAGTTTCTTCCCATGCTTAGAGTAACGTTAGGATTAATGTTCTTCTCAGCCTTCATTAGAAGAGCTATCAACGTACCGGCAAAACTTGACCCAAACAGTAGTGCCTACGTAGGAGGAAAATTAATAACGTTTTTGCCACATGCTTGGTCTCCAATAAAGGGAATGCTAGAAAGCATTCTGTTAAACCCTAGCTTACTCTACGACTTTATAATACTATTTACCGCAATAGAAGCGATTTTCGGACTTTTCATGATAATAGGATTTTTGACTAGATTATCCGGGCTCGTACTAGCCGGAATGGCTTGGGGAATTGGTTTAGCTGCTGGTTGGTTAGGTTCAACTTGTGTTGATGAATGGCAAATAGCCTCAGTAGAAGGTGCTGCAGCATTCATGTTCGTCTTCACTGGAAGTAGATGGCTTTCAATTGACTATATCTTAGCTAAAAAGTCGAAGGGAATCAAGATTGGTAAATACTACATACCCTTGTGGTGA
- a CDS encoding nucleotidyltransferase domain-containing protein, whose product MSSWVKFRFSHLRRWREYAEKIAKATADLEPDSEVYVIGGVAEDRITVLSDIDILILIKRIIDSKEKKKLREVILLRAMDFYGLPFDAPVEIHIEDEEGAKRFFELSKKVIKIM is encoded by the coding sequence TTGTCAAGTTGGGTTAAGTTTAGGTTTTCTCACTTAAGGAGATGGAGAGAATACGCCGAAAAAATAGCAAAAGCCACTGCAGATTTAGAACCAGACTCAGAAGTTTATGTAATAGGTGGTGTTGCAGAAGATAGAATAACGGTTTTAAGCGATATTGATATACTAATACTAATAAAAAGAATAATCGATAGCAAAGAGAAAAAGAAGTTACGAGAGGTAATTCTTTTAAGGGCTATGGACTTCTATGGTTTGCCCTTTGATGCACCAGTTGAAATTCATATAGAAGATGAAGAGGGAGCTAAAAGATTTTTTGAGTTATCAAAGAAAGTGATAAAAATAATGTGA
- a CDS encoding thermopsin codes for MLKHIVLVLLLLLLTPLVAISFPTGVVAYNGPICTNEVLGYANISSLLAYNTSASQLGVPPYGASLQLNVMLEVNTSGGEYYFWLQNVADFITNESKVFFGDNIWNSTTPFAGINNIVGKGEIYSTSDFFSHSSYYAYGTYYIKYNFPFSFYLIINESYDTQGVYVSFGYVILQNGNISPPNPIFYDTVFIPIQNLSFASIIIANQTTPSANFGIVTYLGNYLDAELVWGGFGNGESTTFLNMSSYLALLYMKSGEWVPFSQVYNYGSDTAESTNNLQVLIGKNGDAYVTIGRQNPGLLTTKFNPSYPSFLYLNISSKIPFLLNKSLSHAFSGYVTTQIKLGFFKNYSINSSSFAVLNGNYPSLIEPNVSWFKVLNIIPNYTYYYLVKVNSQIPVIANVNGKQITLNSTDWFAQGTQISILNYTYYNGSNERYIISSILPSSSFNVSLPLNITLSTIKQYRVLVDSNLPVYLNGERVNGSVWINAGSSIQLSANVPFYEKGIFTGTYNVTPGSIITVNGPIVETLILSINTELMGIVAVIVIAVVAIAILVLRRRR; via the coding sequence GTGCTAAAGCATATAGTGTTAGTCCTTCTTTTGCTCTTATTAACACCGTTAGTTGCCATTTCATTTCCAACTGGAGTAGTAGCTTATAATGGTCCTATATGTACAAATGAAGTACTAGGTTATGCAAATATATCATCGCTGTTGGCTTATAACACTTCTGCATCACAGCTTGGAGTTCCGCCTTATGGCGCTTCGCTTCAATTAAACGTTATGTTAGAAGTAAATACTAGCGGTGGAGAATACTATTTCTGGTTACAAAATGTAGCTGATTTCATTACAAATGAGAGTAAGGTATTCTTTGGCGACAATATTTGGAACTCGACTACTCCCTTTGCTGGAATAAACAATATAGTTGGCAAAGGTGAAATATACTCTACTTCAGACTTTTTCTCTCATTCCTCATACTACGCTTATGGGACTTATTATATTAAATATAATTTCCCCTTTTCGTTCTACCTTATAATAAATGAGAGCTATGATACTCAAGGAGTATATGTTAGTTTCGGTTATGTTATTCTTCAAAACGGAAATATAAGTCCACCTAACCCAATATTTTACGATACGGTCTTCATTCCAATTCAAAATTTATCATTTGCTTCAATTATAATAGCTAATCAAACCACCCCCAGCGCGAATTTTGGTATTGTTACATATCTGGGAAATTATTTAGATGCTGAGTTAGTATGGGGAGGATTTGGGAATGGTGAAAGCACAACTTTCTTAAACATGTCTTCTTACTTAGCATTACTCTATATGAAAAGTGGCGAATGGGTTCCATTTTCACAAGTATACAATTACGGAAGTGATACCGCAGAATCCACTAATAATTTGCAAGTTTTGATAGGTAAAAACGGTGATGCTTACGTTACAATAGGCAGACAGAACCCTGGTCTATTGACTACAAAATTTAACCCTTCATATCCAAGTTTCCTATACTTAAACATTAGTAGCAAAATACCATTTCTACTAAATAAAAGCCTTTCACATGCATTCTCCGGCTACGTTACCACCCAAATTAAATTAGGATTCTTTAAGAACTATTCAATTAACTCATCGTCATTTGCAGTGCTTAATGGAAACTATCCCAGCCTAATAGAACCTAACGTTAGTTGGTTTAAGGTTTTGAATATTATTCCCAATTATACATATTACTATCTGGTGAAAGTAAACTCACAAATTCCAGTTATTGCCAATGTGAATGGTAAACAAATAACTTTGAACAGTACAGATTGGTTTGCTCAAGGCACTCAAATCAGCATACTCAATTATACATATTACAACGGTAGCAATGAGAGGTACATAATATCATCAATTTTACCGTCATCGTCATTCAACGTTAGTCTACCTTTAAACATAACCTTAAGCACAATAAAACAATATCGGGTTTTAGTAGACTCCAATCTACCCGTATATTTAAATGGTGAAAGAGTGAATGGAAGTGTATGGATTAACGCGGGTTCCTCCATTCAATTAAGTGCTAACGTTCCCTTTTACGAAAAGGGCATATTTACGGGGACTTATAACGTAACACCAGGGAGCATTATAACGGTAAATGGGCCAATAGTTGAGACCTTAATATTATCCATCAATACTGAACTAATGGGTATAGTGGCAGTAATAGTAATAGCAGTAGTAGCAATTGCCATATTGGTATTGAGGCGAAGAAGATGA
- a CDS encoding IS5-like element ISC1058 family transposase, producing MGKSKYKRDWSKYDENVITRYKLMFPFYVFEHWWDLLAEENRNARTKYKAPKEFDEFLAFLHIFLPYRAIEGVLRALEQLKIIPTSLDYSTIWKRVRNMKITFPEASDELEVIADATGISTNTGGQYIVAKWGKTRDSKFLKIEIVMDNNEFNVINAEVTSNEVESAVKTVKDLQDKGKKVKKFYGDKTYDANEVYKTGVEVVVPPKKNASTKRGHLARRKAVREFRKLGYDRWREEKGYGVRWRVESLFSAVKRTFGESVRATSFAGQVVEAKLKFWAYAWMVHLANSVVGRAPGIRV from the coding sequence ATGGGAAAGAGTAAGTACAAGAGGGACTGGAGCAAGTACGACGAGAACGTCATTACTAGATATAAGTTGATGTTCCCCTTCTACGTATTCGAACATTGGTGGGACTTATTAGCAGAGGAGAACAGGAACGCTAGGACAAAGTATAAAGCTCCGAAGGAGTTCGACGAATTCCTAGCCTTCCTCCACATCTTCCTACCTTACAGAGCAATAGAAGGAGTATTAAGAGCCTTAGAACAATTGAAGATCATCCCCACAAGCCTCGATTACTCAACAATATGGAAGAGAGTGAGGAACATGAAAATAACCTTCCCCGAGGCAAGTGACGAACTTGAAGTAATTGCAGACGCTACAGGCATTAGCACAAACACGGGAGGACAATACATTGTTGCCAAGTGGGGTAAGACTAGGGATTCAAAATTCCTCAAGATCGAGATAGTAATGGACAATAACGAATTCAACGTGATAAACGCTGAGGTCACTAGCAACGAGGTTGAAAGCGCTGTAAAAACAGTTAAGGATCTTCAAGATAAGGGAAAGAAGGTCAAGAAGTTTTATGGAGATAAGACATATGACGCCAATGAGGTTTACAAGACCGGAGTTGAGGTTGTAGTTCCTCCCAAGAAGAACGCTTCTACTAAAAGGGGCCATCTTGCTAGACGTAAGGCTGTGCGGGAGTTTAGGAAGTTGGGTTATGATCGTTGGAGGGAGGAGAAGGGTTATGGCGTTAGGTGGAGGGTCGAGTCCTTGTTCTCTGCGGTGAAGCGTACTTTTGGGGAATCGGTTAGGGCAACAAGTTTTGCTGGACAAGTAGTTGAGGCTAAGCTCAAGTTCTGGGCTTACGCGTGGATGGTTCACTTGGCGAATTCTGTAGTCGGTAGGGCTCCGGGCATTAGGGTGTAA
- a CDS encoding energy-coupling factor transporter transmembrane component T family protein has translation MNSLVDQIISWIIALYGSAVPALLVIFLIGITGLKEITRYETGNTFMYKLNPVTKVILTIVVMTVAATTVWWIGAILTLILLLSYLTLNEGVRKFGYVSFLTLSTILGGTWSVAPYTPPSTLQLAFPNEKQFTVVWTFPSYFQVMGYEQQLTLQALIYGLQTSFRIAPVLLSALLLITTTTGSDIFRMFTKIKIPIAITFSVLVGIRMIPRIFELLDTSVKMQYMRGLGYGKPKLISSLLIVYAIFEAIIPTMVYLFRGAKNLAISADTRGFRAYPSRTSLVELKFTRVDYYGVAIIIALIVMAILANLLGFGRTIPYVGI, from the coding sequence CAGTCCCAGCATTGTTAGTAATCTTCTTGATAGGTATAACTGGTTTAAAGGAAATAACGCGTTATGAGACTGGAAATACGTTTATGTACAAGTTAAATCCCGTTACAAAAGTAATACTCACAATAGTAGTTATGACTGTAGCTGCTACTACAGTATGGTGGATAGGTGCCATATTGACCTTAATCCTCTTATTATCATATTTAACTCTAAATGAAGGAGTAAGGAAATTTGGATATGTGTCTTTCTTAACCCTTTCCACAATATTAGGTGGAACGTGGAGTGTTGCACCATATACACCTCCTAGTACACTACAACTCGCATTTCCTAATGAAAAACAGTTTACGGTAGTTTGGACTTTTCCATCTTATTTCCAAGTGATGGGATATGAGCAACAGTTAACGTTACAAGCACTAATCTATGGTCTTCAAACTTCATTTAGAATAGCCCCAGTCCTATTATCAGCATTACTGCTAATTACTACGACTACTGGATCTGATATTTTCAGGATGTTCACCAAAATAAAGATACCTATTGCAATTACGTTTTCGGTATTAGTTGGCATAAGGATGATACCTAGAATATTTGAACTGTTAGACACTTCAGTAAAAATGCAGTACATGAGGGGTTTAGGATACGGTAAACCGAAATTAATTTCTTCACTTCTAATAGTTTATGCAATATTTGAGGCAATAATTCCGACTATGGTGTACTTGTTTAGGGGAGCTAAGAATTTGGCGATTTCGGCTGATACTAGAGGATTTAGGGCTTATCCAAGTAGGACTAGCCTAGTAGAACTTAAGTTTACAAGAGTTGACTATTACGGTGTTGCAATAATTATAGCGTTAATAGTTATGGCAATTTTAGCTAATTTACTTGGATTTGGGAGAACAATACCATACGTTGGAATTTAA
- a CDS encoding thiamine pyrophosphate-binding protein — MNEIEIRQIFGNPGTTQLNFLKYMPKNLNYYLALQDGISIGMAEGYYLGFGFHRIS, encoded by the coding sequence ATGAATGAGATAGAAATTAGACAAATATTTGGAAATCCCGGTACCACGCAGCTCAACTTTCTAAAATATATGCCAAAGAATTTAAACTATTATCTGGCACTACAAGATGGAATTTCAATAGGAATGGCTGAGGGCTATTACTTGGGGTTTGGATTTCATAGGATTTCATGA
- a CDS encoding HEPN domain-containing protein translates to METAYIDSRYGNLEYESEDLKSLIQVAENVIKSLEEVVKVVKLG, encoded by the coding sequence ATTGAAACTGCTTATATAGATTCTAGATACGGTAATTTAGAATATGAAAGTGAAGACTTGAAATCACTAATTCAAGTTGCAGAGAATGTAATAAAATCACTAGAGGAGGTTGTAAAAGTTGTCAAGTTGGGTTAA
- a CDS encoding TQO small subunit DoxA domain-containing protein: protein MNGKIITLVAIIMIIFTTGVTLGLYQINFQGLGNLTNYSKTPAYSLVGTRLYENGTLFLQVARTAGPDTYGGFVVLVQLLYSNGTVLYQWTGQQLGMLSSNNIKNEFPLHPSKPIKIENYGVGIEVPLGQNSTIILQLPHPIPSGTYIIKVWDADGQSTAYGNKFQITVKVDS from the coding sequence ATGAACGGCAAGATTATAACACTAGTTGCAATTATTATGATAATATTTACTACCGGAGTTACATTAGGACTATATCAGATAAACTTTCAAGGACTAGGAAATTTGACCAACTACTCTAAAACTCCAGCCTATTCTCTAGTAGGTACTAGATTATACGAAAATGGTACATTGTTCCTACAAGTTGCTAGGACTGCCGGTCCAGATACTTATGGTGGTTTCGTAGTATTAGTCCAACTTCTATATTCCAACGGTACGGTATTGTACCAATGGACTGGCCAACAACTAGGTATGTTATCAAGCAATAATATAAAGAACGAATTCCCTTTACATCCATCTAAGCCGATCAAAATAGAAAATTATGGTGTTGGAATAGAAGTACCATTGGGGCAAAATTCTACAATAATCTTACAATTGCCTCACCCAATACCATCAGGGACTTATATTATAAAAGTTTGGGATGCTGATGGACAGTCAACGGCGTATGGGAATAAGTTCCAGATTACTGTAAAGGTAGATTCATAG